A portion of the Clostridium gelidum genome contains these proteins:
- the sigI gene encoding RNA polymerase sigma factor SigI: protein MLECVLIDLHANENTSVNELIEKHMPFIIKSISDVTGRYVSCENDEELSVGLLGFHEAIERYDNEKGHFLSFAKLVIGSRIKNYLKSENKHQHSSLEELLDKGLEIKDEYLEQKEDNSILIEEISRLKTEISSFGFTLEDLASEAPKQQATRRNAISLSEEISKDEEFTSFMYVKKRLPIKRIVLKFSVTEKVIKGSKKFIISVVIIIDKNFSVLKNWIRK from the coding sequence ATGCTCGAATGTGTTTTGATAGATTTACATGCTAATGAGAACACAAGTGTAAATGAACTTATTGAAAAGCATATGCCTTTTATAATAAAAAGTATTTCAGATGTTACAGGAAGATATGTATCATGTGAAAATGATGAAGAGCTAAGTGTTGGTTTACTTGGATTTCATGAGGCTATTGAAAGATATGATAATGAAAAAGGTCATTTCCTATCTTTTGCAAAGCTTGTTATAGGAAGTAGAATCAAAAATTATCTAAAAAGTGAAAATAAACATCAACATTCATCCCTTGAAGAATTACTGGATAAGGGCTTAGAAATTAAAGATGAATATTTAGAGCAAAAAGAAGATAATAGCATATTGATTGAAGAAATAAGTAGACTAAAAACAGAAATAAGTTCTTTTGGGTTTACTTTAGAAGATTTAGCAAGTGAAGCTCCTAAACAGCAAGCAACAAGAAGAAATGCAATTAGTTTATCAGAAGAAATAAGCAAAGATGAAGAATTTACTTCTTTTATGTATGTAAAAAAAAGGTTACCTATTAAAAGAATTGTTTTAAAGTTTTCTGTTACAGAAAAGGTAATTAAAGGAAGCAAAAAATTTATAATTTCTGTGGT